From the Amia ocellicauda isolate fAmiCal2 chromosome 21, fAmiCal2.hap1, whole genome shotgun sequence genome, one window contains:
- the gpr176 gene encoding G-protein coupled receptor 176 → MEDENMDSWATVTGNASGSFTPANSLADFQNTSSPVAYWDNKSAKEILPLESHQYNQEQTYRDFTTTIQVVIFVGSLLGNAMVLWSTCRTTVFKSVTNRFIKNLACSGICANLVCVPFDIVLSASPRCCWWVYTLLFCKVIKFLHKVFCSVTILSFTAIALDRYYSILYPLERKISDAKSRDLVIYIWVHALVASAPVFAVTNVTDIYAMSMCTDSWSYSLGHLVYVIVYNVTTVILPVAVVFFFMILIRRALSASQKKKVIIAALRTPQNTISIPYVSQREAELQSMLLSMVLTFIVCSIPYMTLVIYRTILNISEISVFLLLTAVWLPKISLLTNPLLFLTVNKSVRKCLVGTIVQLHRRYSRRNIVSSGGIADATVEPNVRSGSQLLEMFNIGQQQIFKPTEEDEENETKSIGSGDFRQKEIPTTSLEIKQATVQTFSPPQSSTDSAAQVAPATPATPATPSDVDDGSDKYATHFGFGPFELPPQWLSDTRNSKKRLLPPLGNTPEELIQTTQPKVRTERKISRNNKVSIFPKVDS, encoded by the exons ATGGAAGATGAGAACATGGACAGCTGGGCGACAGTAACTGGGAATGCTAGTGGAAGTTTCACTCCAGCAAACAGCCTGGCGGATTTCCAGAATACTTCGAGTCCAGTTGCTTACTGGGATAATAAAAGTGCAAAGGAGATTTTGCCCCTGGAGAGCCATCAATACAACCAAGAGCAAACTTACAGGGATTTTACTACCACTATCCAGGTGGTCATCTTCGTAGGATCTTTGTTAG GGAATGCAATGGTGTTGTGGTCCACCTGCCGCACCACCGTGTTCAAATCGGTGACCAATCGCTTCATCAAGAACCTGGCGTGCTCTGGCATCTGTGCCAACCTGGTGTGCGTACCTTTCGACATCGTCTTGAGTGCCAGCCCTCGCTGCTGCTGGTGGGTCTACACCCTGCTCTTCTGCAAAGTTATCAAGTTCCTCCACAAGGTGTTCTGCTCTGTGACCATCCTCAGCTTCACGGCCATTGCCCTGGACAG GTATTACTCCATTTTGTACCCACTGGAGAGGAAAATATCTGATGCCAAGTCCAGAGACCTTGTGATTTACATCTGGGTTCATGCGTTGGTTGCCAGTGCTCCTGTATTTGCTGTGACCAACGTGACCGACATCTATGCTATGTCCATGTGCACAGACTCCTGGAGCTACTCCCTGGGTCACCTGGTGTACGTCATTGTGTACAACGTCACCACAGTCATCTTGCCCGTGGCTGTGGTGTTCTTCTTCATGATCCTCATCCGCCGAGCCCTCAGTGCCAGCCAGAAGAAGAAGGTGATCATCGCCGCGCTGAGGACTCCTCAGAACACCATCTCCATCCCTTACGTCTCCCAGCGCGAGGCGGAGCTGCAGTCCATGCTGCTGTCCATGGTGCTGACTTTCATCGTGTGTAGCATCCCGTACATGACTCTAGTCATCTACAGGACTATTCTCAACATCTCTGAGATCTCGGTGTTCCTTCTGCTTACCGCCGTGTGGTTGCCCAAGATCTCTCTGCTGACAAACCCTCTGCTGTTCCTGACGGTCAACAAGTCAGTGCGCAAGTGCCTGGTGGGCACCATCGTGCAGCTGCACCGCCGCTACAGCCGGAGGAACATTGTCAGCTCGGGTGGGATTGCAGATGCCACCGTGGAGCCCAATGTCCGCTCAGGAAGCCAGTTGCTGGAGATGTTCAACATTGGGCAGCAGCAGATCTTCAAACCCACTGAGGAGGACGAAGAGAATGAGACCAAGTCCATCGGTTCTGGGGACTTCCGGCAGAAGGAGATCCCAACCACCAGCTTGGAGATCAAGCAGGCAACTGTGCAGACATTCTCGCCACCCCAGAGCAGCACAGACTCTGCCGCCCAAGTGGCCCCTGCCACCCCTGCCACCCCTGCCACCCCCTCAGACGTGGACGATGGCTCTGACAAATACGCCACACACTTTGGCTTTGGACCCTTCGAACTGCCGCCACAGTGGCTCTCGGATACCAGGAACAGTAAAAAGAGGCTGCTGCCTCCTCTAGGGAACACTCCTGAGGAGTTAATCCAGACCACGCAGCCTAAAGTACGAACAGAGAGGAAAATTAGCCGGAACAATAAAGTTAGCATATTCCCCAAGGTGGACTCTTAA